A window from Triticum aestivum cultivar Chinese Spring chromosome 6D, IWGSC CS RefSeq v2.1, whole genome shotgun sequence encodes these proteins:
- the LOC123141757 gene encoding uncharacterized protein At1g66480 — MGNSIGAKRKGAKVMQLDGTSFRVKPPAAAADVLRDHPGFQLLEAEEVKLLGARARPLAPDAPLRRGRLYFLVALPRRPAAGPPRRAWSGNLRVGARERLESLMLARRSTSDLSSFQGVASASAPASPLFAGAGGGGGAGTPVRLRMRLPKAQVEKLMGESRDAAEAAAKIMELCAAVGDGGGCSAKVTPERPPGILRSPRFAATPEWGSGFMVPKPATGAPPKTPQRWPTLPGTKEEKRARFVALPDELIA, encoded by the exons ATGGGGAACAGCATTGGGGCGAAGCGCAAGGGGGCCAAGGTGATGCAGCTGGACGGCACGTCCTTCCGGGTgaagccgccggcggcggcggccgacgtgCTGCGCGACCACCCGGGCTTCCAGCTGCTGGAGGCGGAGGAGGTCAAGCTGCTGGGCGCGCGGGCGCGCCCCCTCGCGCCCGACGCGCCGCTGCGCCGGGGCCGGCTCTACTTCCTCGTCGCgctcccgcgccgccccgccgcggggCCGCCCAGGCGGGCCTGGTCGGGCAACCTCCGCGTCGGCGCGCGCGAGCGGCTCGAGTCGCTCATGCTCGCCCGACGCTCCACCTCCGACCTCTCCTCCTTCCAGGGCGtcgcctccgcgtccgcccccgCCTCCCCGCTCTTcgcgggagcgggcggcggcggcggcgcaggcacCCCCGTGCGGCTCAGGATGCGGCTCCCCAAGGCGCAGGTGGAGAAGCTGATGGGCGAGAGCCGGGACGCGGCCGAGGCGGCGGCCAAGATCATGGAGCTGTGCGCCGcggtgggcgacggcggcggctgcagcGCCAAGGTGACGCCCGAGCGGCCGCCCGGGATCCTGCGCAGCCCGCGGTTCGCGGCCACGCCCGAGTGGGGCTCCGGCTTCATGGTACCCAAGCCGGCGACCGGCGCGCCGCCCAAGACGCCGCAGAGGTGGCCCACCCTGCCCGGCACCAAGGAGGAG AAGCGAGCGAGGTTCGTGGCGTTGCCGGACGAGCTGATAGCATGA